From a region of the Octopus sinensis linkage group LG18, ASM634580v1, whole genome shotgun sequence genome:
- the LOC115221281 gene encoding centrosomal protein of 152 kDa-like, which produces MGLQSDWFYNGLESQPCQPCQHARICNHNASVSCPALHPLKPPKSNALISSKTFVGGSVGAAGMNTTTSINFDAAALQSQDEAEYQKEEQQQQEELRQLLSNALDDITEDGLSVSSNDDDDEDEDDEDGEAKQQNTGDKVGKNEEMVIVEKHQLHGTPILNGSFEHRHSLLSPHTFPGARTKLPDACNQQHTETMTIPLASNGQMPVDQHCRQQPEVSPQQTPAMYYPQFHYLYSIATDKDSPIMTATSNNYEQQQPTHPMCHQAHQHHFGLMPSSSVAHEVACNNNNNNNAVDANHWLDPHEEIYYRENYGPDPVARQDFYQHHQHHPVVLPHDGTNFAPRHISPHQTNGELHPQSQQHGAPVLENSSVNNKMGFDAVHSRQAAAGQSNGYALLTEAEKPAVSWDQLNGYKVQYRKPPTDGGTNAFQTETGSSKESSPHKQEDFVHIGGSGEQKELVQLQILYKARGRKVDELSQELSNLKKEMDEEVELLQQRVMEVGKERDGTVTSLKMCQDLLQQSKTEVSQLKGQLATSETLAQALTKSKEEVIGKLMSAESAIESLNHQVEELSKSETLERARLQHDSIIEGLQHRYQKEINILNKEIDSLTQNNKSREEEVSMLKRQLNDALKNVENAQINRAETINRLTRTLEESQRQCQHLLQASAQSNSSSQQLTDFQNRLQQAESAKRAAEEKFSDFQQELKSLKYQLSMFDSASKLGVFASKEPDKANSNLENSFQELGIKKKLVFSTPETSLSEDSGNESQIRGLKHELERCLINNREKQALIEELRETVQKLQKEVSDWQLKCSKSEETIEALKVGKNSSFEESLLQKELEATREEVAQCKKDNQNYKERLRLAKEAESQLKACNDDLESKLENIREKCDAEKVSALEQCKKTYETFQDDVKERLLLDLQTQFDEKYALVVSECEKKLSFLKSNLEAALTREDELKEIYVSVCQEKSQLEDQLTQQMTDLQENNANGTTRLSKRDCLEVVSVEVQCRLLDMECNSSAKDVLRSELEQEMKESLLVKIREEIAAETQEKLEAVRQQVTDGCQKEHDDQLENYKKALQEKIEDEVRKEWMVAEKSKQIPVGIQVCLDESEENKSEEYIEKLRSELLAEIDEEKQNEWIQRETEMKKKHLEEMKELEKELQEKSENREVGFGFSISSQIMKERREEERQRIKSGVDAAKIEWQHLHESRLEMEVKRKIAAEKEVWQKDVVAECQREWHGRLQKEKTKWENCAKEQQQKALVAAVETAKNNWAKRQEVHRDEMRKKLEQEKMNLQKEHKEKLQILLNQVQSEYWTSVSSIQKNLVRYLSENSFRMQQLIYLSERNPTTTNLWDRRNFHNASDVNSRQIQNISHRADQLQPQPFVPRPFNSGDGQVLNRIEENSESSYFEISEELR; this is translated from the exons cttcGACAACTTCTGTCGAATGCACTTGATGACATAACTGAGGATGGTTTATCTGTGTCTtccaatgacgatgatgatgaagatgaagatgatgaggatggggAGGCGAAGCAACAGAACACAGGAGACAAAGTAGGAAAAAACGAAG AAATGGTCATTGTTGAGAAGCATCAGCTTCATGGGACCCCTAT CTTGAATGGCAGCTTTGAACATCGTCACTCATTGCTTTCGCCTCATACGTTTCCTGGAGCAAGGACGAAGTTACCCGACGCTTGCAACCAACAACACACTGAAACCATGACGATTCCACTTGCAAGCAATGGTCAGATGCCTGTTGACCAGCATTGTCGACAGCAGCCGGAAGTGTCCCCCCAGCAAACCCCAGCTATGTACTACCCCCAGTTCCACTACCTTTACTCAATTGCCACCGATAAAGACTCTCCTATAATGACAGCCACCTCAAACAACTACGAGCAGCAGCAACCAACGCATCCAATGTGCCACCAGGCACACCAGCATCATTTTGGGTTGATGCCCTCTTCATCAGTGGCACACGAGGTTGcttgcaacaataacaacaacaacaacgctgtGGATGCTAATCACTGGTTGGATCCCCACGAAGAGATTTATTACAGGGAAAACTATGGCCCGGACCCTGTGGCCAGGCAGGACttttaccaacaccaccaacatcatcctgTTGTCTTACCCCATGATGGAACTAATTTCGCTCCCAGACATATTTCACCGCATCAAACAAATG gtGAACTCCATCCTCAAAGCCAACAACACGGGGCCCCAGTCCTTGAAAACTCTTCAGTCAACAATAAAATGGGGTTTGATGCAGTTCACAGCCGGCAAGCAGCAGCAGGCCAGAGCAATGGCTATGCCCTTCTGACTGAAGCCGAGAAGCCAGCTGTGAGTTGGGACCAGCTCAATGGGTACAAGGTGCAGTATCGCAAACCCCCCACAGATGGAGGGACAAACGCATTCCAGACAGAAACAGGCTCAAGTAAGGAATCCAGCCCACACAAACAGGAGGACTTTGTTCATATAG GTGGGTCAGGAGAGCAGAAAGAACTGGTTCAGTTACAGATTTTATACAAAGCTCGTGGACGAAAAGTGGACGAATTGAGTCAGGAATTATCCAACTTGAAAAAGGAGATGGATGAGGAAGTGGAACTTTTGCAGCAGAGAGTGATGGAAGTTGGGAAAGAACGAGATGGAACTGTTACGAGTCTTAAGATGTGTCAGGATTTGTTACAGCAATCGAAGACGGAGGTGAGCCAGTTGAAGGGTCAACTAGCAACATCGGAGACTCTGGCTCAAGCATTGACAAAAAGCAAAGAAGAAGTTATTGGCAAGCTGATGTCTGCGGAATCGGCAATTGAATCACTCAATCATCAGGTTGAAGAACTCAGTAAAAGCGAGACTCTTGAGCGAGCCCGACTCCAGCATGACTCCATCattgaaggcctgcaacatcgttatcagaaagaaatcaatattttgaacaAAGAAATAGATTCTCTAACACAGAATAACAAAAGCCGTGAGGAAGAGGTGTCCATGTTGAAAAGACAATTGAACGATGCCTTGAAAAATGTGGAAAACGCTCAGATCAACCGTGCTGAAACAATCAACCGGTTGACTCGAACATTAGAAGAAAGCCAGCGGCAGTGCCAACATTTACTGCAAGCGTCTGCTCAGTCCAATTCTTCCAGCCAACAACTGACTGACTTCCAGAACCGTTTGCAACAAGCCGAATCTGCTAAGAGGGCAGCAGAAGAGAAATTTTCTGATTTTCAGCAGGAATTGAAGAGCcttaaatatcagttgtcaaTGTTTGATTCAGCTTCCAAACTCGGTGTTTTTGCTTCCAAAGAACCTGATAAAGCAAATTCAAATTTGGAGAATTCTTTCCAGGAATTAGGTATCAAAAAGAAACTTGTTTTCTCTACTCCAGAAACTAGTTTGAGTGAAGACTCAGGTAACGAATCCCAAATTCGAGGATTGAAGCACGAACTGGAAAGATGTTTGATAAACAACAGGGAAAAGCAGGCCCTTATTGAGGAACTGcgagaaactgtgcagaagctgcAGAAAGAAGTTTCAGATTGGCAATTAAAGTGTTCGAAATCCGAAGAAACCATTGAAGCACTGAAGGTTGGGAAGAATTCAAGttttgaagaaagtttattacAAAAAGAACTTGAGGCAACCAGAGAGGAAGTGGCACAGTGTAAGAAAGACAACCAGAATTACAAAGAACGTCTCCGACTTGCAAAAGAAGCTGAAAGCCAATTGAAGGCGTGCAATGATGATCTTGAGTCTAAACTGGAAAACATCAGAGAGAAATGTGATGCTGAAAAAGTGAGTGCCTTAGAACAGTGTAAAAAAACATATGAAACCTTTCAGGATGATGTGAAAGAAAGGTTATTATTGGACCTGCAGACCCAGTTTGATGAAAAATATGCTTtggttgtgagtgagtgtgaaaaGAAACTTTCATTTTTGAAGAGCAATTTGGAAGCTGCTCTTACCCGAGAAGATGAACTGAAAGAaatttatgtgtctgtttgtcaggAAAAGAGTCAATTAGAAGACCAACTGACACAGCAAATGACAGATTTAcaagaaaataatgcaaatgGAACAACCAGGCTTTCTAAACGTGATTGCTTAGAAGTTGTCAGTGTTGAAGTCCAGTGTCGTCTGTTGGACATGGAATGTAACTCATCAGCCAAAGATGTTCTCAGGTCAGAATTGGaacaagaaatgaaagagagtcTTTTGGTAAAAATCCGAGAGGAAATTGCTGCagaaacacaagagaaactgGAAGCTGTTCGCCAACAAGTGACCGATGGTTGCCAGAAAGAACATGATGACCAACTGGAGAATTACAAAAAGGCTCTGCAAGAGAAAATTGAAGATGAAGTTAGGAAAGAATGGATGGTTGCTGAAAAGAGTAAACAAATTCCTGTCGGGATCCAAGTTTGTTTGGATGAAAGTGAGGAGAATAAGAGTGAAGAATATATTGAGAAGCTGAGGAGTGAGCTGCTGGCAGAAATTGatgaagaaaagcaaaatgaATGGATCCAACGAGAAacggaaatgaaaaagaaacatctggaagaaatgaaagaattagaGAAGGAATTGCAAGAAAAGAGTGAAAATCGTGAAGTTGGGTTTGGATTTTCTATTTCCTCTCAGATTATGAAAGAacgaagagaagaggagagacagagaataaAGTCAGGTGTGGATGCTGCCAAGATTGAATGGCAGCATCTTCATGAGTCAAGGCTTGAGATGGAGGTGAAGAGGAAGATTGCAGCAGAGAAGGAAGTGTGGCAGAAGGATGTAGTAGCAGAATGTCAGAGGGAATGGCATGGACGGCTGCAGAAAGAGAAGACAAAATGGGAGAATTGTGCTAAAGAGCAACAGCAGAAAGCTTTGGTTGCTGCCGTGGAAACTGCGAAGAACAACTGGGCCAAACGTCAAGAAGTTCACCGAGATGAAATGCGAAAGAAGCTGGAGCAGGAAAAGATGAATTTACAGAAAGAACACAAG GAAAAGCTGCAGATATTATTGAATCAAGTGCAGAGTGAATATTGGACAAGTGTGAGCAGTATCCAGAAGAATCTGGTCCGATATTTGTCGGAAAACAGCTTCCGAATGCAGCAATTGATTTACTTGTCTGAGAGAAACCCAACGACAACCAATCTCTGGGACAGGAGAAACTTCCACAATGCTTCCGATGTTAACAGCCGCCAAATTCAAAACATTTCGCATAG agCCGACCAGCTGCAGCCTCAGCCCTTTGTGCCAAGACCCTTCAACTCAGGAGATGGACAAGTTTTGAACAGAATAGAAGAGAACAGTGAAAGTTCGTATTTCGAAATATCCGAAGAATTACGGTGA